One segment of Campylobacter hominis ATCC BAA-381 DNA contains the following:
- a CDS encoding CvpA family protein: MLENINWFDLITIVLIVLFGLRGFVNGIIREIFGILGLIGGFILAVNYRAEAGAWISANIYNLHGANAIGGDGTEILAGFLGVLFATWIVCLIVGEILAKLIKFTGLGIIDKVGGFIFSAAKIFLIFAIVAVLIKSAAFLNTQTKPFFENSVTYPYLVKAGEFIMQIKNNENVKNAITEIKRDINNTLSDDFNETFFENDTNKSEILNRENFDKNSTL, translated from the coding sequence ATGCTGGAAAACATAAATTGGTTTGACTTAATTACGATTGTTTTAATCGTGCTTTTTGGACTTCGCGGCTTTGTAAACGGCATAATAAGAGAAATTTTTGGAATTTTAGGACTTATCGGCGGATTTATTTTAGCGGTAAACTATAGAGCTGAGGCAGGTGCTTGGATAAGTGCTAATATATATAACTTGCACGGTGCAAATGCTATAGGCGGAGATGGCACGGAGATTTTGGCAGGATTTTTAGGAGTTTTGTTTGCGACATGGATAGTTTGCCTTATAGTAGGCGAAATTTTAGCAAAACTTATAAAATTTACAGGTCTTGGAATCATTGATAAGGTTGGCGGATTTATATTCAGCGCCGCTAAAATTTTTCTAATTTTTGCAATAGTAGCTGTGCTTATAAAAAGTGCAGCATTTTTAAACACTCAAACAAAACCGTTTTTTGAAAACAGCGTTACATATCCATATTTAGTAAAAGCCGGCGAGTTTATAATGCAAATAAAAAATAACGAAAATGTAAAAAATGCCATAACAGAAATAAAAAGAGATATAAACAACACTTTAAGCGATGATTTTAATGAGACATTTTTCGAAAACGATACAAATAAAAGCGAAATTTTAAACCGGGAAAATTTTGATAAAAATTCTACTTTATAA
- a CDS encoding DJ-1 family glyoxalase III, with the protein MKKVAVILADGYEESEAVTLIDVLRRGGIKSVVVGYDGINVIGAHGIKIVADTDFSEFKVSDFDMILLPGGFKNNEILSKSEKFHKILREFDDKKLKIGAICAAPWVLGSAGVLKNSYTCYPGFEKKINLAGFAGDKSNVVRDENVMTSRGPATAMEFALAIVKDLAGENVYNEVKAGLLFK; encoded by the coding sequence ATGAAAAAAGTTGCTGTAATTTTGGCTGACGGATACGAAGAATCGGAAGCTGTAACGCTTATAGATGTATTAAGAAGAGGTGGTATAAAATCTGTAGTTGTAGGATACGACGGTATTAATGTAATCGGAGCTCATGGTATAAAAATTGTAGCCGATACTGATTTTAGCGAGTTTAAAGTTAGTGATTTCGATATGATTTTGCTTCCTGGTGGATTTAAAAATAATGAAATTTTATCAAAAAGTGAAAAATTTCATAAAATTTTACGCGAATTTGATGATAAAAAACTTAAAATCGGGGCAATTTGCGCCGCACCTTGGGTTTTAGGAAGCGCCGGAGTTTTAAAAAACAGCTATACTTGCTATCCTGGATTTGAGAAAAAAATAAATCTTGCTGGTTTTGCTGGTGATAAATCAAATGTCGTAAGAGATGAAAATGTGATGACTTCGCGTGGCCCTGCTACTGCTATGGAATTTGCTCTTGCTATTGTAAAAGATTTGGCTGGCGAAAATGTTTATAATGAGGTAAAAGCAGGGCTTTTATTTAAATAA
- a CDS encoding type IV pilus twitching motility protein PilT → MVEENRKHLADIETLLKTVVFNKASDLHLVSRSAPQVRIDGKLRPLAMDVLTGSDIEYICYALITDAQKSELEENKELDFAIELPNIGRFRGNYYYTMNGDLAAAFRIIPIDIPSLDELKAPSIFKEIVKHEKGMILVTGPTGSGKSTTLAAMLNEINETERKHIITVEDPVEFVHTNKRSLFSHRNIGTDTQSYARALKFSLREDPDIILVGELRDRETISIAITAAETGHLVFGTLHTNSAIQSLNRIIDSFDGGEQLQVRNMLSVSLTSIISQSLLPRIGKGRVAIHEILINNNAIANLIRENKVHQIYSQMQLNQQNTGMVTQTQAMVKALRSNLITKENALRYSTNLQELIGIIGE, encoded by the coding sequence ATGGTAGAAGAAAATCGCAAACATTTAGCGGATATTGAAACTCTTTTAAAAACAGTCGTTTTTAATAAAGCATCTGACTTGCACCTTGTTTCGCGCTCGGCACCGCAAGTAAGAATAGATGGCAAGCTACGCCCATTAGCTATGGATGTTTTAACCGGTAGCGATATAGAATATATTTGCTACGCTTTAATTACTGATGCGCAAAAAAGTGAATTGGAAGAAAATAAAGAGCTTGACTTTGCGATAGAGCTTCCAAATATAGGTCGTTTTCGTGGAAATTACTATTATACGATGAACGGCGATTTAGCAGCTGCATTTCGTATAATTCCAATAGACATTCCAAGCCTTGACGAATTAAAAGCGCCATCCATTTTTAAAGAAATCGTAAAACACGAAAAAGGTATGATATTAGTTACAGGTCCTACAGGTAGCGGTAAATCAACAACTTTGGCAGCAATGCTAAATGAGATAAATGAAACTGAGCGAAAGCACATTATCACGGTTGAAGATCCGGTTGAGTTCGTGCATACAAATAAACGTTCGCTTTTTTCGCATAGAAATATAGGTACAGATACACAATCTTACGCAAGAGCTTTAAAATTTTCACTACGTGAAGACCCGGATATAATTCTAGTAGGCGAGCTTCGTGACCGCGAAACAATTTCTATTGCGATAACTGCAGCTGAAACAGGCCACTTGGTTTTTGGAACACTTCACACAAACTCGGCAATTCAATCTCTAAACAGAATTATTGATAGTTTTGATGGCGGTGAACAACTTCAAGTAAGAAATATGTTATCAGTTTCATTGACTTCCATTATTTCTCAATCTTTGCTTCCAAGAATTGGAAAAGGTCGTGTTGCAATACATGAAATTTTAATCAATAATAATGCGATTGCAAACCTTATACGTGAAAATAAAGTGCATCAAATCTATTCTCAAATGCAGTTAAATCAACAAAATACAGGTATGGTAACACAAACTCAGGCAATGGTAAAAGCGCTTCGTTCGAATTTAATCACAAAAGAAAATGCGCTTCGTTATTCTACAAATTTGCAAGAACTTATCGGAATTATAGGTGAATAA
- a CDS encoding universal stress protein, with translation MKVVVCIKNNQICDNVRDYGIYVAKILKSQISFVAIMENQELGDSFYGLAAGGIVLGEKDMILSNYQNLEQENNEETLKKIQEYLDKCVKKANLEGLKAEQTLKKGDFIDIISTYKNEADMFITAARYDESDDIDFNANMLIKELKVPVLLVNKEFSPIKSVLLAFDGTLSSVKIAGFIHNSPLFSNAKKYIINISEDEEKSKEALKIAKDIIGEENAKYVYINGTDAGEEIIKFRRANKLDLIATGSFSKNFLKKLIVGSVSQEVITNALVPILVVA, from the coding sequence ATGAAAGTTGTCGTTTGCATAAAAAACAATCAAATTTGCGATAATGTGAGAGATTACGGCATTTATGTGGCCAAAATTTTAAAATCGCAAATCAGTTTTGTCGCAATTATGGAAAATCAAGAGCTGGGAGATAGCTTTTACGGACTTGCGGCAGGCGGAATTGTGCTTGGCGAAAAAGATATGATACTTTCAAATTATCAAAATTTAGAACAGGAAAACAACGAAGAAACTCTTAAAAAAATACAGGAATATCTTGATAAATGCGTCAAAAAAGCTAACTTGGAAGGCTTAAAAGCGGAGCAAACATTAAAAAAAGGCGATTTTATAGATATTATAAGTACTTATAAAAATGAAGCCGATATGTTTATAACAGCTGCTAGATATGATGAAAGCGACGATATAGATTTTAATGCCAATATGCTGATAAAAGAATTAAAAGTACCTGTACTTTTGGTAAATAAAGAATTTTCGCCGATAAAATCCGTGCTTCTTGCATTTGACGGCACATTATCAAGCGTGAAAATTGCAGGATTTATTCATAACTCACCACTTTTTTCAAATGCAAAAAAATATATAATAAATATAAGTGAAGATGAAGAAAAATCAAAAGAAGCATTGAAAATCGCAAAAGACATAATAGGCGAAGAAAATGCAAAATATGTTTATATAAACGGAACTGACGCCGGAGAGGAAATTATAAAATTTCGACGAGCAAATAAACTTGATCTCATTGCCACAGGCTCATTCAGCAAAAATTTTCTAAAAAAACTGATTGTTGGAAGCGTTTCGCAAGAAGTTATCACAAATGCCCTTGTGCCGATACTCGTAGTAGCTTAA
- a CDS encoding inorganic phosphate transporter has translation MPRNSILNLFFGGILLVISLYFIIWGFDYIGEANKIIFTISVILGIFMAFNVGGNDVSNSFGTSVGAGTLTITQALCIAAIFEVGGAVIAGGEVTATIRSGIVDLQKMSVSPFDFVYIMMSALLAAGLWLLIATKKGMPVSTTHAIVGGIVGASLTLGVILEHSEISPLSILRWNKLFEIVLSWIISPVLGGITSYMIYRVIKKYIINYNAIAQIKINRIKRKKKELKKEHKKIYETLNDLQKVAYSEILNKDLLEMQEHNLNYKHLSSDYYKKINELDMQKEKLQSHKALELGIPIIAAFGTIVLVSMLLFKGLKNLNLGLSAFQNYLIISMCATIVWAAMFVFAKNLRRSDLSKSTFLMFSWLQVFTACGFAFSHGSNDISNAVGPFAAIIDTLATGAVNGEAAIPPIVMITFGIALVAGLWFIGREVIQTVGTNLTKMHPASGFSAELSAASIVMLATVFGIPVSSTHILIGAVLGIGLVNKAANWSLMKPIVLAWVITIPVAAVISSICLLVFRNIF, from the coding sequence ATGCCTAGAAATTCTATTTTAAATCTGTTTTTTGGCGGAATTTTACTTGTAATTTCACTATATTTTATAATTTGGGGATTTGATTATATCGGTGAAGCAAATAAAATAATATTTACAATTTCCGTTATTTTAGGAATTTTTATGGCATTTAATGTCGGCGGCAATGACGTTTCAAACTCATTTGGAACAAGTGTCGGCGCAGGAACTCTTACAATCACACAAGCACTTTGTATAGCTGCGATTTTTGAAGTTGGCGGCGCTGTAATTGCGGGTGGCGAAGTAACGGCTACTATAAGAAGCGGAATTGTAGATCTTCAAAAAATGAGCGTAAGTCCGTTCGACTTTGTATATATAATGATGTCGGCACTACTTGCGGCAGGACTTTGGCTATTGATAGCTACAAAAAAAGGAATGCCAGTTTCAACAACTCATGCAATTGTTGGCGGAATTGTCGGGGCAAGCTTAACTCTCGGTGTTATTTTAGAACACAGTGAAATTTCTCCGTTATCGATTTTACGCTGGAATAAACTTTTTGAAATAGTACTGTCATGGATTATTTCACCGGTTTTAGGCGGAATAACTTCATATATGATTTACCGCGTAATCAAAAAATACATCATAAACTACAATGCAATAGCGCAAATAAAAATTAATAGAATAAAAAGAAAAAAGAAAGAATTAAAAAAAGAGCATAAAAAGATTTATGAAACACTGAACGATCTGCAAAAAGTGGCATATAGTGAAATTTTAAATAAAGATCTTCTTGAAATGCAAGAACATAATTTAAATTACAAACATTTAAGCAGCGATTATTATAAAAAAATAAATGAACTTGATATGCAAAAAGAAAAACTTCAATCTCACAAAGCACTTGAGCTTGGAATTCCTATAATAGCGGCATTTGGAACAATTGTGCTTGTTAGTATGCTTCTTTTTAAAGGACTTAAAAATTTAAATCTCGGTTTAAGCGCTTTTCAAAATTATTTGATAATAAGTATGTGCGCGACTATCGTTTGGGCTGCGATGTTCGTTTTTGCAAAAAATTTACGTAGAAGCGATCTTAGCAAATCAACTTTTTTAATGTTCAGTTGGCTTCAAGTTTTTACGGCATGCGGATTTGCTTTTTCGCATGGAAGTAATGACATTTCAAATGCGGTAGGACCGTTTGCGGCAATTATTGATACATTAGCGACAGGCGCTGTAAACGGAGAAGCTGCAATTCCGCCAATAGTAATGATAACGTTTGGAATAGCACTTGTAGCAGGACTTTGGTTTATAGGAAGAGAAGTTATCCAGACAGTCGGCACAAATTTAACAAAAATGCACCCGGCAAGCGGTTTTTCAGCTGAATTATCGGCTGCCAGTATCGTTATGCTTGCTACTGTTTTTGGAATTCCTGTAAGTTCTACGCATATTTTAATCGGTGCGGTTTTAGGAATCGGACTTGTAAATAAAGCTGCAAACTGGTCTTTAATGAAACCGATTGTACTTGCTTGGGTCATTACAATTCCGGTTGCTGCGGTAATATCAAGCATTTGCCTTCTGGTTTTTAGAAATATTTTTTAA
- the pyk gene encoding pyruvate kinase, whose product MFKKTKILATLGPASDKIETIEAMVKAGVDAFRMNFSHGTHEYHEENLNKIHEIEKKLDRRIGIFQDISGPKIRVGKLKEQFKLKAEDRLIFVPEEIVGEKIDEKTYKLCINQPEILPLMKKGEYIYLYDGFIRAKVTNVSNEAVEAVLENDGILTSNKGVNFPNTRINIDIITEKDLQDLRWGAEHGVNFVGISFVQSANDILRVREILKNLGSKAKIYAKIEKFDAVENIDEIIQVSDGIMVARGDLGIEMPFYEIPRIQKKIIKLANAHAKPVITATQMMLSMTERERATRAEISDVANAVLDGTDAVMLSEESAIGHNPVAVVEAMSSTIIETEKVYHYNCFDDYDFYDETDMITSSTARLAMRLQAGAILSITGSGKSAIKLARNRTKIDIIAIAHDEQTAHSLTLAWGVIPALVVPKTRVNFLLAEIINQAYNKRLIESSGTYVMTAGFPTGVEGSTNYIRILKKTQIDYYRDAAIDI is encoded by the coding sequence ATGTTCAAAAAAACAAAAATTTTGGCAACACTAGGACCTGCAAGCGATAAAATTGAAACAATTGAAGCTATGGTAAAAGCAGGTGTAGACGCATTTAGAATGAATTTCAGTCACGGTACTCATGAATATCACGAAGAAAATTTAAATAAAATCCATGAAATAGAAAAAAAACTTGATAGAAGAATCGGTATTTTTCAAGATATCAGCGGCCCAAAAATAAGAGTTGGAAAGCTGAAAGAACAATTTAAACTTAAAGCGGAAGATCGCCTTATTTTCGTGCCGGAAGAAATAGTCGGTGAAAAAATCGATGAAAAAACCTACAAACTTTGTATCAATCAACCGGAAATTTTACCGCTAATGAAGAAAGGCGAATATATCTATCTGTATGACGGCTTTATACGTGCAAAAGTTACAAATGTAAGCAACGAAGCTGTAGAAGCCGTACTTGAAAATGATGGAATTTTAACATCAAATAAAGGTGTAAATTTTCCAAATACTCGTATAAATATTGACATAATAACAGAAAAAGATTTGCAGGATTTGCGCTGGGGTGCAGAACATGGAGTTAATTTCGTAGGAATTTCATTTGTACAATCCGCAAATGATATTTTGCGCGTGCGCGAAATTTTAAAAAATTTAGGTTCAAAAGCTAAAATTTATGCCAAAATAGAAAAATTCGACGCTGTAGAAAATATAGATGAAATTATACAAGTAAGCGACGGAATAATGGTAGCAAGAGGAGATCTTGGTATAGAAATGCCGTTTTACGAAATTCCGCGCATTCAAAAGAAAATCATAAAACTGGCAAACGCTCACGCAAAACCTGTTATCACAGCCACTCAAATGATGCTTAGTATGACCGAAAGAGAACGCGCTACAAGAGCTGAAATCAGTGATGTAGCAAATGCTGTGCTTGACGGAACTGACGCGGTTATGCTAAGTGAAGAAAGTGCAATCGGTCACAATCCTGTAGCAGTTGTGGAAGCTATGAGCTCTACAATCATCGAAACAGAAAAAGTTTATCACTACAATTGCTTTGATGATTATGATTTTTACGATGAAACCGATATGATCACAAGTTCAACCGCAAGGCTTGCTATGCGACTTCAAGCAGGAGCGATACTTTCTATAACAGGAAGTGGCAAATCGGCAATAAAACTTGCAAGAAATCGCACCAAAATAGATATTATAGCAATCGCTCACGATGAGCAGACAGCCCATTCACTTACACTTGCTTGGGGCGTAATTCCTGCACTTGTAGTTCCAAAAACGCGTGTAAATTTCTTGCTTGCCGAAATCATTAATCAAGCTTACAACAAGCGACTTATCGAAAGCTCAGGCACATACGTGATGACTGCAGGATTTCCAACAGGTGTGGAAGGAAGCACAAACTACATAAGAATACTCAAAAAGACTCAAATAGACTATTACCGCGACGCCGCAATAGATATTTAA
- a CDS encoding antibiotic biosynthesis monooxygenase family protein, with protein sequence MIVVMNKFNIKNEFVDEFIERWKNRNSYLSSVDGFVEFHLLKASPETNYCVVSSFVKWQNFKSFENWTKSNEFKKAHANAGETAHMHFKNANLEIYEVVI encoded by the coding sequence ATGATAGTTGTTATGAATAAATTTAATATAAAAAATGAATTTGTAGATGAATTTATAGAGCGCTGGAAAAATAGAAACTCTTATCTTTCAAGTGTTGATGGATTTGTGGAATTTCACCTATTAAAAGCGAGTCCTGAGACTAATTATTGCGTGGTCAGTTCATTTGTAAAGTGGCAAAATTTCAAAAGTTTTGAAAATTGGACCAAATCGAATGAGTTTAAAAAAGCTCACGCAAATGCCGGTGAGACCGCTCATATGCATTTTAAAAATGCAAATCTTGAAATTTATGAAGTTGTAATTTAA
- the gatC gene encoding Asp-tRNA(Asn)/Glu-tRNA(Gln) amidotransferase subunit GatC — MIIDENLLAKLEKLTAFKVPDEKRDEIKAQLNEIVNFVEVLNELDLDKTNAAITTLKGGTPFREDKPDNNNDEIMNIILKNAPDIDGSYFVVPKIID, encoded by the coding sequence ATGATAATAGATGAAAATCTTTTGGCAAAATTAGAAAAACTCACAGCATTCAAAGTTCCGGACGAAAAAAGAGATGAAATTAAAGCACAACTTAATGAAATTGTAAATTTTGTAGAAGTTTTAAACGAACTTGATTTAGATAAAACAAATGCGGCTATTACTACGTTGAAAGGCGGCACACCGTTTCGTGAAGATAAGCCGGATAATAATAATGATGAGATAATGAATATAATATTAAAAAATGCACCCGATATTGACGGCTCATATTTTGTCGTACCAAAAATCATAGATTAA
- a CDS encoding YfgM family protein, whose product MALKDDIEGIKEQIGTEEQFLQSMIKSELFIKKYKKPLLACVILAVLGFASYYGNEFYKEYKINKANVIFSELVKNPNDEKILNELKNEDFNLYAIYKLENLKNSQNVDMSEIVNDKKLDPMLKNIINLQLGKSGGELLSDYETLLKGFKLLKEGKLKDAKNEFDKIPFNSPLNQIAQNLKHYNITDKK is encoded by the coding sequence TTGGCTTTAAAAGACGATATAGAAGGCATTAAAGAGCAAATCGGCACTGAAGAACAGTTTTTGCAAAGTATGATAAAAAGTGAACTTTTTATAAAAAAATATAAAAAACCGCTTTTAGCTTGCGTTATTTTAGCGGTTTTGGGCTTTGCTTCGTATTACGGTAATGAATTTTATAAAGAGTATAAGATAAACAAAGCAAATGTTATTTTTAGTGAGCTTGTTAAAAATCCGAATGATGAAAAAATTTTAAATGAGCTTAAAAATGAAGATTTCAATCTTTACGCTATTTATAAACTTGAAAATTTAAAAAATTCTCAAAATGTAGATATGAGTGAAATTGTAAATGATAAAAAACTTGATCCTATGCTAAAAAATATTATAAATTTGCAACTCGGAAAAAGTGGCGGCGAGCTTTTAAGTGATTATGAAACATTGCTCAAAGGTTTTAAACTTTTAAAAGAAGGAAAACTGAAAGATGCAAAAAACGAATTTGATAAAATTCCTTTTAATTCACCGCTAAATCAAATTGCTCAAAATTTAAAACATTATAATATAACGGATAAAAAATGA
- the hisG gene encoding ATP phosphoribosyltransferase: MITIALPKGRIADDTLAIFRKIFDMKFEFEDRKLILSEGNFKFLYVRNQDIPAYVTNGAADIGVVGLDVLEEHRPDVLRLLDLGIGKCKICVGIKKENELDYNAARLKVATKMPNITRNFFAGKATPVKIIKLYGSIELAPLIGLADAIVDNVETGATMRQNGLKVAEVIMQSSAHLIANRNSFITKRDEILDLREKINGVI, encoded by the coding sequence ATGATTACAATAGCACTTCCAAAAGGGCGAATAGCCGATGATACACTTGCAATTTTCCGCAAAATTTTTGATATGAAATTTGAGTTTGAAGATCGCAAACTTATTTTAAGTGAGGGAAATTTTAAATTTTTATATGTTCGCAATCAGGATATTCCGGCTTATGTCACAAATGGTGCGGCTGATATCGGAGTAGTAGGGCTTGATGTGCTTGAAGAACATAGACCGGACGTCTTAAGGCTGCTTGATTTAGGAATTGGAAAATGTAAAATTTGTGTCGGTATAAAAAAAGAAAATGAGCTTGATTATAACGCCGCAAGGCTCAAGGTAGCCACAAAAATGCCAAATATAACAAGAAATTTTTTTGCCGGCAAGGCAACTCCTGTAAAAATAATAAAACTTTACGGTTCGATTGAGCTTGCACCTTTGATAGGTTTGGCGGACGCAATAGTTGATAACGTTGAAACCGGTGCTACTATGAGGCAAAACGGATTAAAAGTTGCCGAAGTCATTATGCAAAGTTCAGCACATTTGATTGCAAATAGAAACAGTTTTATTACAAAAAGAGATGAAATTTTAGATTTACGTGAAAAAATAAATGGCGTAATTTAA
- a CDS encoding type III pantothenate kinase, translated as MILCDIGNSTAKFYNNGISKVMSIKEFQKFEPKDTVYFINVNPNFKRKLKGTLFFDLAPYFEINTLYSKELGVDRIAASCAINDGIVIDAGSAITVDMVNKNIHMGGFILPGITKYVEAYKSISSVLDVGLNSQVNLDKIPLNTRDAITYGVVNSVVLLVENIAKNRKIYITGGDGQFLSQFFKNAVYDKNLVFRSMLNVIKSKGL; from the coding sequence ATGATTTTGTGTGATATAGGAAATTCCACGGCTAAATTTTACAATAACGGTATTTCAAAAGTTATGTCAATCAAAGAATTTCAAAAATTTGAGCCGAAAGATACTGTTTATTTTATAAATGTAAATCCGAATTTTAAAAGAAAATTAAAAGGCACACTGTTTTTTGATTTGGCACCGTATTTTGAGATAAATACGCTTTATTCAAAAGAGCTCGGAGTTGATAGAATTGCGGCAAGTTGCGCTATAAATGATGGAATAGTTATTGACGCCGGAAGCGCTATTACAGTCGATATGGTAAATAAAAACATACATATGGGCGGATTTATTTTGCCAGGTATTACTAAGTATGTGGAGGCTTACAAAAGTATTTCAAGCGTGCTTGATGTCGGGTTAAACTCGCAAGTTAATTTAGACAAAATTCCTTTAAATACTCGTGATGCGATAACTTATGGCGTAGTAAATTCCGTTGTTTTATTGGTGGAAAATATTGCCAAAAACCGCAAAATTTATATTACAGGCGGAGACGGCCAGTTTTTGTCACAGTTTTTTAAAAATGCCGTTTATGATAAAAATTTGGTTTTCAGATCAATGTTAAATGTTATAAAAAGTAAGGGACTCTAA
- a CDS encoding FAD-dependent oxidoreductase, with translation MEEKHYEVVVIGGGITGAALLYELARYTDIKNIALVEKYEGIATLNSKGTANSQTIHCGDIETNYTFEKAKKVKRTADMVVKYGLQYGYQNKFMFANQKMAMGVGEREVDIIKERFEIFKELYPYLELFDKEKLKEIEPKIVFDENGNERPENIISMGVQKEVYTTINYGAMAISLTENAKKQENKTCDIFLNTEVLGITHIGDKFFLRTRNNMAISANFVVVDAGAHSLWLAHRMGYGKNMGCISMAGSFYLTKQHLLNGKVYMVQNPKLPFAALHGDPDILADGCTRFGPTALALPKLERYKGLKSVPEYFQTLNFSKEVVQILWDLIKDSDIRNYVFRNYLFEIPEIGKKLFVEDAKKIVPSLKTEDIYYAKGFGGVRPQVLNRTEKKLMLGEASIDTEKGIIFNMTPSPGATSCLGNAERDVKKVCAFLNKTFDEQKFTAELVD, from the coding sequence ATGGAAGAAAAGCATTATGAAGTTGTCGTTATAGGCGGCGGAATCACTGGTGCTGCGCTACTATATGAACTTGCCAGATACACGGATATAAAAAATATAGCACTTGTAGAAAAATATGAGGGAATCGCGACATTAAACTCAAAAGGCACGGCAAATTCGCAAACGATTCACTGCGGCGATATAGAGACAAACTACACTTTTGAAAAAGCTAAAAAAGTAAAACGAACCGCTGATATGGTAGTAAAATATGGGCTTCAATATGGCTATCAAAATAAATTTATGTTTGCAAATCAAAAGATGGCCATGGGTGTCGGGGAACGCGAAGTAGATATCATAAAAGAAAGATTTGAAATTTTCAAAGAGCTTTATCCGTATTTGGAACTTTTTGACAAAGAAAAACTTAAAGAAATCGAGCCGAAAATAGTATTTGATGAAAATGGCAACGAAAGACCGGAAAATATCATATCAATGGGCGTACAAAAAGAAGTTTATACTACTATAAATTATGGAGCTATGGCTATTTCACTAACTGAAAATGCAAAAAAACAGGAAAATAAAACCTGTGATATATTTTTAAATACTGAAGTATTGGGTATTACACATATAGGTGACAAATTTTTCCTACGTACAAGAAACAATATGGCAATTAGTGCAAATTTTGTCGTAGTTGATGCAGGAGCTCATTCGCTTTGGTTAGCTCATCGCATGGGATACGGTAAAAATATGGGATGTATAAGTATGGCGGGAAGCTTTTATCTGACAAAACAACATTTGCTGAATGGAAAAGTTTATATGGTTCAAAATCCGAAACTTCCGTTTGCAGCACTTCACGGAGACCCTGATATTTTAGCAGACGGATGCACAAGATTCGGTCCTACTGCTTTAGCACTTCCAAAATTGGAGCGTTATAAAGGTTTAAAAAGCGTGCCAGAATACTTCCAAACTCTAAATTTCAGCAAAGAAGTAGTCCAAATTTTATGGGATTTAATAAAAGACAGTGATATTCGAAACTATGTATTTAGAAATTATCTGTTTGAAATTCCTGAAATCGGTAAAAAGCTTTTTGTAGAGGATGCAAAGAAAATCGTACCGTCTCTTAAAACAGAAGATATTTACTATGCAAAAGGTTTTGGCGGCGTACGTCCGCAAGTGTTGAATCGCACCGAAAAAAAACTTATGCTCGGTGAAGCTTCAATTGACACGGAAAAAGGAATTATTTTTAATATGACTCCAAGTCCAGGAGCTACGAGCTGCCTTGGAAATGCCGAACGAGACGTCAAAAAAGTATGCGCATTCTTAAACAAAACTTTTGACGAACAAAAATTTACAGCCGAATTGGTTGATTAA
- a CDS encoding Fur family transcriptional regulator, whose protein sequence is MKKIENLEFDKLLEEFKKIIKDNGLKYTKQREILLKTLYNSSYHFTPESLSIHIKEKYPDLNIGIATIYRTLNLLENARMVTSISFGAQGKKFELANKPHHDHIICKSCGKIVEFTDQEIENKQLEIAQKNGFTLTSHLMQLYGICEKCSKKGNK, encoded by the coding sequence ATGAAAAAAATTGAAAATTTAGAATTTGATAAATTACTTGAAGAATTCAAAAAAATCATCAAAGATAACGGCTTAAAATATACAAAACAACGTGAAATTTTATTAAAAACGCTTTACAACAGCAGCTATCACTTTACTCCGGAAAGTTTGAGTATACACATAAAAGAAAAATATCCGGATTTAAATATAGGTATAGCGACAATTTACCGCACACTGAATCTTTTGGAAAATGCAAGAATGGTTACTTCCATATCATTTGGCGCACAAGGTAAAAAATTTGAACTTGCAAACAAACCTCATCACGATCATATTATTTGTAAAAGTTGCGGCAAAATTGTAGAATTTACGGACCAGGAAATAGAAAACAAACAACTTGAAATTGCACAAAAAAATGGCTTTACTTTAACGAGTCATCTTATGCAACTTTATGGAATTTGTGAAAAATGCAGTAAAAAAGGAAATAAATAG